The following proteins are encoded in a genomic region of Diadema setosum chromosome 10, eeDiaSeto1, whole genome shotgun sequence:
- the LOC140233972 gene encoding uncharacterized protein, which translates to MAAKKPAGKLKQGDGPWANRLRAASPVSHNQGDPRCAGDQPSETFPLTMDYVKEALQSQIKEALCCDDVLQKLNDVISAAILEKVSQSVYQAISLDLEQLTAEQKSMNEQLKYLEGNLKKVQNALDEQEQYSRWECLRFYGIPETADENTDNLIMDVVKTHLDISLDPTCISRSHRITPKPRSGVEGDKPGPKPIIVKFGSYNARQTVFNAKSRFKGSPIFVHEDLLLCMLDNLTSHRRKLVQAAKDRSSVRRVWTKDGKITALVRTEGMNDRRVTIRNMADIERLR; encoded by the exons ATGGCAGCTAAGAAACCTGCCGGAAAGCTCAAGCAAGGTGACGGACCATGGGCTAACCGACTACGGGCAGCATCTCCGGTCAGTCACAACCAAGGAGACCCTCGGTGTGCAGGTGATCAGCCAAGTGAGACATTTCCATTGACCATGGACTACGTGAAAGAAGCCTTGCAATCTCAAATAAAGGAGGCATTGTGCTGCGACGACGTTCTCCAAAAGCTGAATGACGTGATCTCGGCCGCCATATTGGAGAAAGTGTCACAAAGTGTGTACCAAGCAATCTCGCTGGACCTTGAGCAACTAACGGCCGAACAGAAATCGATGAATGAGCAACTCAAATATCTGGAAGGGAACCTCAAAAAGGTTCAGAATGCACTCGATGAGCAAGAGCAATACTCTAGGTGGGAATGCCTCCGGTTCTACGGTATACCGGAAACAGCAGATGAAAACACTGACAACCTCATCATGGACGTCGTCAAGACCCACCTGGACATTTCACTCGACCCTACATGCATTTCCAGAAGTCATCGCATTACACCGAAACCCAGAAGCGGAGTTGAAGGAGACAAACCTGGACCAAAACCGATCATAGTCAAGTTCGGATCATACAACGCTCGGCAGACCGTCTTCAACGCCAAGTCCCGTTTCAAAGGGAGTCCCATCTTTGTACACGAGGATCTGTTGCTGTGCATGCTTGACA atcTAACATCACACCGAAGGAAGCTTGTCCAGGCAGCAAAGGACAGGTCATCAGTGAGACGGGTGTGGACCAAGGACGGGAAGATCACAGCGCTTGTCAGAACCGAAGGAATGAATGACAGAAGAGTCACCATCAGGAACATGGCAGACATTGAGAGACTGCGATAG